One genomic region from Bacillus rossius redtenbacheri isolate Brsri chromosome 6, Brsri_v3, whole genome shotgun sequence encodes:
- the LOC134532865 gene encoding uncharacterized protein LOC134532865, translating into MEEMSFNSFRLPVDLTCLYGDERSWCYIYVEPQKFNVVNDLEAYLQNLFGIPPPVKLFVGKYLLPSSESIKILCVGDVIRVTGGSDLSQPAADHNSSRRKKRKHADVKDKTSSKSASADTSVVRDSPHIAAREDPAARVGSESVDGGVALADGGTASQAVVRPRAPATEDVTRQTEGLQGNAMINSVGSVGDDQSTISTEPAQVDTNMETEASLIPKKRKRTRRHKRKAMVSASVGEAVSLLRSSLGALPSRSSESLLSSFSDHYTNRKHTKFSDDDFDSSIAGESERDVPYVNGNAPNASFNRQVQDPSMKSFSNWDVQDLSNKAPTENFENLLSLRHKAAPLVFERKQAKQKTPDPPTTKVKGQAAASWSETEQKSYVREATNESAPERSMDPNLYPILNSTPKKQDIILFKTLVLTENCVPQLSSFIMAMVVDFCPQSYDVKLQIKNNGQELRQQPLKFAAEVQTESADDEITTLNWNEIHETHLVSRET; encoded by the exons ATGGAAGAAATGTCTTTTAATTCTTTTAGACTGCCTGTTGATTTAACGTGCCTGTATGGTGATGAACGGAGTTGGTGTTATATTTACGTCGAACCACAGAAATTTAATGTAGTAAACGATTTAGAAGCCTATTTACAGAATCTTTTTGGAATCCCCCCACCTGTTAAACTTTTCGTTGGGAAATATTTACTGCCTAGCTCTGAGAGTATTAAAATTTTGTGCGTCGGAGATGTTATTAG AGTTACTGGTGGGAGTGACCTATCCCAGCCGGCTGCTGACCATAATTCTTCTCGCAGAAAGAAGCGGAAACATGCTGATGTAAAAGATAAAACGAGTAGCAAATCTGCGTCGGCTGATACCAGTGTGGTGAGGGACAGTCCGCATATTGCTGCCAGGGAAGACCCCGCAGCCCGTGTTGGTTCTGAGAGTGTTGATGGCGGAGTGGCCTTGGCAGACGGTGGCACTGCATCGCAAGCTGTTGTGCGACCTAGAGCACCAGCAACTGAAGATGTGACAAGACAGACCGAAGGGCTCCAGGGCAATGCCATGATAAACAGTGTAGGCTCAGTGGGCGACGATCAATCAACCATTTCAACAGAGCCAGCTCAGGTAGATACGAACATGGAAACTGAAGCAAGTTTGATTCCGAAGAAACGTAAGCGGACACGTCGTCATAAAAGGAAAGCTATGGTTTCTGCTAGTGTTGGTGAGGCAGTTTCTTTATTAAGAAGTTCCCTTGGAGCATTGCCTTCACGTAGTAGTGAAAGTCTGCTCAGTAGTTTTTCTGACCATTATACAAATCGTAAACATACAAAATTTTCAGATGACGATTTTGACTCTAGTATTGCTGGAGAAAGTGAACGCGATGTACCGTATGTGAATggaaatgctccaaatgcttcttTTAACAGGCAGGTACAAGATCCTAGCATGAAATCATTTTCTAATTGGGATGTGCAAGATTTGTCGAACAAAGCACCAACTGAAAACTTTGAGAATCTTTTATCGTTACGCCACAAAGCAGCCCCACTTGTGTTTGAAAGAAAGCAGGCGAAACAAAAAACACCAGATCCTCCAACTACAAAAGTCAAGGGGCAGGCAGCTGCAAGTTGGAGTGAAACCGAACAGAAATCTTACGTTCGTGAGGCAACTAATGAAAGTGCGCCAGAGCGAAGTATGGATCCAAACCTTTATCCAATTCTTAACTCGACTCCTAAAAAgcaggacattattttgtttaag ACGCTAGTTTTAACTGAAAACTGCGTTCCACAGCTTTCATCATTCATTATGGCCATGGTTGTTGACTTCTGTCCTCAGTCTTATGATGTTAAGCTTCAAATAAAAA ATAACGGGCAGGAGCTCCGTCAACAGCCACTCAAGTTTGCAGCAGAAGTACAGACAGAATCGGCTGATGACGAAATCACCACACTCAACTGGAATGAAATACATGAGACTCACCTTGTCTCCAGAGAAACTTGA